From the Phycisphaerales bacterium AB-hyl4 genome, the window CGTGGGTTCGCCGGGTAGTTGCACCGCTCGCAGCCAACCCTCGGCGACCTCGATATTCACCGTGCGGTAGACGGTCGCCAACCCGAGGCTCGGCATCTCCTGCTGCGCCAGAACATGTGCCTCCTGCACCGTCAGAGCACGATTGGTCTGCTTGAATACCTTGCAGACCAAGTCGCGTTGTGGCGTTCGGGTCATCACATTCAGCTTCCAGTCCAGGTTCCCTCGAAACATTCCGACAAAAGGAAGCGCCGCCGCTTTCGAGGCGACGCTTCTCGTGAAAATCACAACCGTTCTTATGCATCTGCAAGCGTTCGTCTGCGCCGAATCAGCATCGACGCCGCTCCCAGGCCCAGCAGCGCGAGGCTGGCGGGTTCGGGCACAACATTGGTCTGGACGTAGTTCGCGCCGGCGAGCAGTTGCTCATTGGACACGTTCAACCCGAAGACCATCCAGACCGGGTTGGCGGCCGTGGCGAGTTCGACAGACGGATCGGTCGAACTGTTGAACCATTCGGTCTGAATGAAATAGATACCGCTATCCCCCGTCTCGCTTACATCAGCGCCGTTCAGTGAAAAGAGGAAATGGTTGTGATGTCGCCCCCAGTTGCCCGTGCTGCTCGGATGGCTGACTTCGTCCCGCACGCCCGAGGCGACGCCTGCGACGAATCCTTCGTCGGAAGTGGCGCTGGTCGGGCCGAACGACGCGGTCAACGTTTCCTGCGTGTCAGGGGAAAGTGCAACGAACGTGCTGCCGTCCCACTTATGCAGCGGGCCAAGCAGGTTGACCCCAACGCTGCTGGGTGTGTTGAACGTGCCCGGCCCGGAGTTGGTGCCCCAGTCGACCAGGCCATCCTGTCCGCCCTGTCCGAAGTGCTGGTGGAAGACCTGGCTGGGCTCGAAGCCGAGCAGACCGCCGTCACGGCCGGTGTACCAGCCGGTGACGAGTTGGCCGTCGTGCACTTCCAGGCCGACGTGGTCGTCGACAAACGTGTTCGCGGCGACGAAGGCCGGGGCCGCAGTGAGCGTCATGGCGGCGAGTGTGCCGCTTATTGTCAGTTTTCGCATCTCGAATCTCTCCTGTGCTTGCTATAGTGATCGTGTTCTCTGTAACGGGGTTCTTGGGGAGTACCCTTCCCCTCGAACCCTTTTTCAATGTTTCAAATCAGGTTGACTGAACTGGGTTTGCTGAAAAGCCGGTGCACCTCCTTTCGCGTTTTTGCGACCGCGACGTATCAACATGAATCCGACGCCCGCTGCCAGCAGCGCGACCGACCCCGGCTCGGGAACGATGTGGGTTTGGACGTAGTTGAATGCGATGGCCATCTCGGCCTGATCGACGACGCCGTGATGGCCGATCAGAATCCAGAACGGGTCGGACGTGCCGTACTCGCCGAACTTGGATCGGTACGTGTCCGCCAGTGCGTTGTCGGTGCTGTAGAGTTCCAGTTCGAGCAGGTAGATGGCTTGACTGCCATGGATGGGATTGTCGAGCCCGTACCAGTAGTGGCGGTGAAACTCGCCGTTGGCCGCGACGTTGACCGTGAAGCCTTCGGCGAAGCCGTCGCCGCTGGTCGCGCTGGCGGGGCCGTAGGACACAGACTGCGTTTCTTCCGTGATGGCGTCGAGAGTTCGAAAGCCGTTGGCCTCGCCTTCCCAGAGTCGTAATGACTCGCGGAAGTTGAATCCGATGGCCGAGCTTGGCGCGAACGCGCCGGGCAGTGAGTTGTAGCCCACGTCCACAACATTCGGAAAACCGTCGGCTCCGAAGTAGCGATCGAATACACGCTGGATCACGACCGTTTCCTCGTCCACCACTTGTCCGGTGACGATGTGTCCGTTGTGTTCGATCAGACCGATGTCGCCTTCGTGCAGGCTTTGGCCATGCGCCACACCTGCCGGTAGGCCGACCATGAGCGCTACGCCAGCCAGCGTTGCGAAACGTCTTCGTATGGATGCTTGTATGCGTTGCATTGGCATGCTCCCTTTCTTTGGGGTTCAAGTTGTTGCTTGTTTACCGTGCCGTTAGTGGATTGAAGTTGTTGTCATCGTTGCTGCGGTACACCTCCTTGAATGCTTGTGCCTTGGCGTGACCATCGAGATAGCCCCAGTTCGCCACCGATTCCCACGACCGCTCGGGACCGCCCCGCGCGTTGATCTGAACATGGTTGGAAGCAGCGATGGGCGGGTTGTCTGGATTGCCGTTGGGTGGGCCGGGCCACTGTTCGACGTGCGGGTGGTCCGCGCCGGCGAATTGACCTTCATAGGCCATGATCAGAAATTGAACTGTCGCGCTCGGCCGTGCCACCTCATCGATCTTGCGATAAGGCAGTGGCGGTGCGTGAGGCTCAAGCAGGAACGGGTCGGGATAGCTGGCGGAACAGAGGATGTTGTTGATGCCATAGCTCGTTCGGCGTCGCAACGTGCCGCTCGGATCGTTGGGGATTGGGTCGCCAGCGGGGTAGGGGCCCCAATGTCGGCTGTCATCCAGCGGCGAGCGTTTGACGATCTGCGAGCCGTACGTCTTGAGCGTTTCGAACCAGGGTTCATGATCGCCGTGCGTGCTCCCGCCGTGCGAAAGGTTGGCTTGAATCATCAGGCCGTCGTTGTCGACCACGTACGCCCAGTGCGCAACCTGCATCTGCCGAATGTTGCTCAGACAGTTCATCGCCCGCGCCGCATGCCGCGCCCGGCTGAGCGCCGGCAGCAGAATGCCGATCAGAACAGCAATGATGCTGATCACGACCAGCAGTTCGATGAGGGAAAATCCGGTTGTGGGCTGATACCGACGTTGGCGCATCGTTGCCACTCATCTTTCACGGAAGGCGTGGGGGAATCCTGACCGCTTACGATTGCCGACGTCGGCGCAAGAGAACAAAACCCGAGGCGACGGCAACAGGATGCCGACAAGCAGCGCCATGATGGCCAGCACGACCAGCAGTTCGATCAGCGTAAAAGCACGCGCACGACGGACAGACATCCCGCACCTCATTCAGGGGTGGTGGACCGACACAAAATCGGCGAACGATCAAATGAACCACGTCAGGCAGAACGTGAAAGCCCAGGTGGGGCGCGAGCGGCAGCGGAGGTGGGGCAATTTGTTGGAAGGTGTAAGGTCGGCTTGAACACAGCAGGCGTCGAGGCGAGATCAAACGCAACGTTGATGATCGGCGCGGGTAGTGCCTGCTGCTTGATCGACCCGATCAATGCACACCAATCGCACTCGTCCGGCGGCGCGTCGACCGGAGTTGCAGGCTGCGAATGATCATGTGTATGCGAGGCGCAACCGCCGGATGTGGAAGTTGAAGCGGGAGGGCCGTGCGCGATGGTGTGATGCAGCAGATCGACCGGGCCTGTGCTGACGCACAGCCAGAGGGCAATCAAGGGAATGTGCAAGCGACACCAAATCATGTTCGGCCAATCCCTCCTCTCTATCGCCACCACTCGACTAACCCGCGCCGCCTGCCTAGCCAAAGCGAGGGGGCGGCGGATTAATGATAATGACTTATCAATACCAGTCAAGCCTGCTGGGATGCTCGCCTTCGGATTGGCTGCACGCCTCGCGTATGACTTCCTTCCACTGTCGCTGTTGCGGCGGTGATCCAGCGTCGTTCAGAATCTTTTAATGTGCAGTGCAGCAAAAAGGGCGATCAGGTCGGCTTGGGCAAGACCGCGCCGTCAAGCACTGGCGGCAGACGTGGCAGTACGAACAACGTACGTTTTATGCATTCCAGGGGAACCTTACATGGGCTCCGCGTGAGTTGACCGAGCGTGAAACGTACGGCACGTGGACGCAGAGCGTTTATCAGGTGGACGACAGCCCGCGCTACGCCGGCTTCGGGCGATGGGTACACACGGGCAACCTCTCGCAGTGGGAGTCGAACGAAACGTGGCGTCCGTTGCCTCGTCGCGAGTGGACGCAGCGCGATGATTACCATGTACTCGTCGGCCGCAATCGCCACACGATTACGCCCGCCGGCTGGGTGCATGAACAGGACAACTACAAGCTCGTGCTGAGCGGCGATACGGACCAGCCCGTGCTCGCACGCGAGGTGGGCTTGAATCGATACGAGCGCGTAGACGACATCGACTTCACTGCCGGCCGAGACTACTGGCAGCGCACAGAAAACTTCTGGCGCGAAGTGCGGCACGCCTGGGCAAACCTGTTTGAAACAGGCGAACCCGTGCAGTTGAAACGTCGCGTGGATGACAAACCGCTCTGGCAGCACATGTTCGCTTATGCCAATGCGATTGACGACGATATTCCTACCGGGTCAGAGGCACGGCTATTCATCGATGAAACGCTGGCACGGTTCCTGGTATGTGAGTAATCGAGGCTCGTCCACGCCCCACGGCAACGGCGTCGAAAGGCGGCGTTGCCGATTCAACATAGCCCGATCTCTCTCGGCCGACTGGTTCGCTCGCGGCCGCGCTTGTTTCAGCAACTCGTGGCGCGGTTGTGAGCAACCAAAAATCACGGCGGAAACGATGCGGATTGTTTAACGAGTCAATCATACAGCGGGCTGATCGGACTGATCGGCTTCGACTCCAATGCAATGCTCGTGTCGATGCGGAAGTTGGCCTCGGTCGTATGGCGCTCGGCAAAGAACATGTCGAGCGTGGCATTTTCGCCGGCGGTGAAACGTCTGCCGTAGCCGGGCCCGTCGCCGCTGAGGTAGCTACCGGACTTGATCCAGCAGCCGACGATGATCTTGCCTTCATGCGGCCCCGTGCCTGCGAGCAGGCGGGAGTTGCCCGTAAGATTGTCGTGCTTTTGATGACTGCCGTCTTCGAATTCGAGTACGACGTTGGATAGATCGTTATCCGAACGGGCGAGCACGGTGGTCACGTGAAACTCGGCGCTCATGGACGGATCGTTCGCGCCGCTGCCCGTGTAGCTGGTGTAGGTTTCGCGCAGGTCGAGGTCGATATAGTGATCGCCGACCTGGATCGGACAGTTGCCAGCCAGCCCCAGTGCATGCCATTGCTGGTGCAGTTCGTGGCGTTCGCTGCTGCTTACTGACTTGACCAGATCGCTGGTGGGGAAGTCGTTCTTTTCGACAAACGCTTTGCCGTCGAACAAAAGAACCGAGCCGGTGATGGCCTGGTGGACACCGCCGAGGTCGATGACTTTGACGTCGTTGATGTAGACCCAGACGTCGTCGTCGCCGATGAAGGTGAAACGCTGGCCGGGCTGATACTGAAATTCGGTGCGCAGTTCGAAAGTGAAGTGATAGTTGTGGCTAAGGCCTTCATTCCCGTAGCCCGTATCATCGAGTGGGAAGAATGCGTTGGTCGCGTAGGAGAACACGCCGGGCTGATCGGGCATTTCAGTGAGCGTGAGTGTGTAAGGATGGCTGGTGTTAACGTGGGGCACGTCGCGATACCACTGGGCGAAGGTTTCGGCCGACTGGATGGTATCCTTGGCCGGTCGGTTGGGGTTGTAGACGGGCTTACCGTCTTCGCCGAGGTGCATGGTGGTCATGCCGGTGACGTGGCCGAAACGGTTCATCGCCCCGGCAGTTTCAAAGTCGGGATGACCGCCCGGCCGATCGCCGCGCTGAAAATCGCGTAGCGTCCCGGTGAGTTCCATTGTGTTGTCTGCAAAAGCTGGACTGACCGCCAGCGCACCCATCGCCAACATTTCCAGAAGCCCGTGCCGCATGGTGATAACTCCGGAATCATGCCTCCCTGGTCAACGGCCTGACATTCGCTTCCCGTACGCACGGGGTGGTCGTTGACTGTTTTCGGAAGGTGAAGCCATACAATTTGCCTGCGATGCCGGAAGAGCAGATGTCGTATGTTTTGCCTTGTTTGCCTCGGCCGTACGACATGACGACTTCGATCGGTGCAATCGGCCGAGCCGGTAAAATGCATATCCGCGCGATTGCAAAGATCGGCTGGGCGTGAGGAACCATGCCGAACCAATTTTCAAAAGCAAGGTGGAACGATGATTCGACATCCTTCGGATGCGATGACGCCAACGTGTCGGGCAGGCAGTCGCTGCTAGCGTTGGGCATAGGCCGCCACATCATCGCTTTCGTCGGAGTGTCGGTGCTCACGGCGTCCCTCCCATAGCGGCGAGTTCCCGGTCAGGGGGGTGTTAAGGCGACGTATGGGGTACCTTCCCTGTCGAAGTTGGAACGGGCGCACTGTTTTGTTCATGAACTTTTGCTGGGTGAAACGGCCCTCACGCGGTTAAGACGGCCTCGCTGGTTGAAAGGTAGAAGCGGTGTGGTTACCATCTGTCGCTTCGAATGATCGTGCCGGGCGAGTGCCAGAGCGGCCAAATGGGGCGGACTGTAAATCCGCTGGCTTATGCCTTCGCAGGTTCGAATCCTGCCTCGCCCATTCATCACAAACCCCAGCCTTTTCAGAGGTTGGGGTTTTTCTTACGCCGGCCGGGCCAGCGCCATCGCCTTTGGGTTTTCCGCATCTGTCGGCATGTGACGGACCGTCGGCATGATGGCCTGCACTGACATCGAAGCCTGCTCGCACACGATGACAGGACAGGGCGGGTTTTACTTGCTCTGGCGCTTGTGTAGCAGATAAAGTTTGATCTTCGAACCACCACCACGGGGAGTTTGCCATGCATCTGAAACGGTCCATTCTGACAGCGATGATGATGCTTCTGATCGCGTCGGGGGCATACGCGGCGGGGACGATGTTCGAGAACCGGACGGCGCAGCAGGCCTGGAGCGATATGAGCGGCAGATCGAGCGGGCCGAGCAGGAGCATGCCGAGGCGGTGGAGCGGGCGACGACGCAGTATCGCGAAAGCCTGGAGCGGGCGCTGGCAGGGGCGTTACGGTCGGGTGAGGCGGCTGACGCGCAACGAATACAGGGTGAGTTAGATCGTTTGAACACCATTCCGGGATACAGTGGTCCGAGCCGCGTCCGCAGCTTTCTTGCGGCAATCGCCGGCCGAAGTTTCACGACCGGCACGCCGGCAGCCGGTGTGGCCACCCTTGAAGCCGACGGGCGATTTCTTCATTCACACCGATCGTGGAATGGGCGCGCCGGCACATGGTCAGCGGTCAGCGAGCACGAAGTCGTGATCGAGACGTTTGACAAACGCGAGTGGCGGATGATCTTCAGTGAGGATCGTAACCATGCGGTGCTGGTGCTTGAACGAGGACGCGGGCCGACGATGGCGCGGTCGCGTGAGCCATGATCATGCAGACGCCCAAATCAGCCTACGCCGCTAACCTTCCACCCCGTACCTCGCAGCGGGGGCGGTCGCTTATCATGCGGCGAGTGACTTCGCGCGGTCGGCCGACGCCACCCGTGCCCGTGGCACATCGTTGTCCTGGACCGCGACACGTTCGATGGCCGTTACGATCATGCCCAGCTTCGTGGCTTTCGCGGTCGCGTTGGCTGGGGTAAGGGCTTCGACCGACAGTGCGGCCGACTCGCCGGTTTCAGGGTCCACGCCTTGTACGGTGTACCAGGTCATGGCGCACCTCCTTGTAGAGGCACCACCCCGCACCTTCATTATATCGCAGCCCATCGGCACTTTTGTGTTGCCAGCCATTATGCGGGAAAGTTTCGGAGGTTTGTCTGGTGGGCGAGGGGCCCGGTGTCGGTGGTGAGCGGTTGGATGTAGGGGTTCGCAATGCGGGGGCCGTTGAAGCGTTCGACATTGGCACCGTGGATGGTAAAAGCGGCGGTGTCGGCGGTGCTTTGTGAGAGGATGAATCGGCCTTGGGTTGCTTCGGTGTGGTTGCCGCCGTGCGTATCGACCGTGGGGGCGGAAAGGCCGGGGGTATGGAGGTGGGTGGCTTCGAGCTTGATCGTGCCGCCCGAGCCTGCGCCGCCCGTTCCGCCCGAGCCGCCAGCTCCACCGAGGCCGCCCTGACCGCCGGCTCCACCCGGGCCACCGGCAAACCCAGGGAGCCCGCTGATACCGGGCCAGCCGTCGCCTTCCCGGCCGCCGGGCGGTGCCGTACTGCCCGGGCTACCGCCTCCGCACACCTCTCTGTGCGCAACCCTACGTGCACAAGACCTCGAACCACCCACTTCTCCCCAACCTCTTCACTCCTCCATGAAAAACATTGTCACACATGGCCGGGGCGGGTCAATCACACTCGTCCGCATCAGCAAGATTTCCACGGTGGCGGTATTGTGTTAGAACCCAACTTCAAGGGCAAGCATGTGAAGATTGCTTGAAGTCCGCCCCGGTTCAGGCGGCGAGGTCGGGTGAGCATGTAAGTGTCATCTGATCACGATTTCCGTGGCCCGCTGGCGCGATCGGGGCCGGCCGAGAGTCGTTTTTTCGAGAATTCCGCGGTGTGCAGGCGGTTATTTAACATGCCCTTAGTTTTTTATCGGCCAGCCTTCAGCCCCGCAGGTTGACGCAGAGTACATTATGCGACAGATTTAACTAACCTAGCGGTCATCCTTGGCGGGAGATTGATCCTGGCAGCGTTTATACTCGGCCACGATTGGCTTGTGAGCAGTCGTGGCTGTGAGACCCCATTTTTGGGATCCGATCTATGAATAGTTTTTATCGTCTCTGTGGTGGAACAACTTTTGGCAATGCTGGCCGAGACGAACGGCGTACAACGCGTCTGATCGGTTTTTTCGCGCTGAGCATTGCGGTGCTGCTGTCGCTGGCAGGGGCGACGCCGACGATCGCGGATGAGCCGGAGGAGCCGGTCTCGTTCCGGGCGGATGCGTTGCCGGCGCCGACGGCGACCGGCGTTGCACCGCAGGCCCAGCGGGCGGTGTTGCGGGCGTTCACGCGCGACCATCCGAACATTCGCATCGAGCGTTTCACGATGCCGACGATCGAAGGCGGCGGGATGGACGCCGGGCCACTGATGGCGATTGCGGCGGGTTTGCCGCCCCACGCGATTTACGTCAACTTTCGCCAGAGCGCGACCTATATCAATCGTGGTTTTTTGACGCCGCTGGAGATTTTGCTCGCCCGGGTGCAGAGCAGCAACCCGGACGTACGAGCGGTAGATGACGATGGCAACTGGGTGGCGGACCCGACAGAGGAAGAGGTGGCCGCGGCGTTGTCGGCGATACGCGAGCGTGTGGCCGACCCGGTTTGGCCGGTGATCTACCGGCAGGCCGACCGTGAAGGCGTGGGCGATGGGGAGCACGTCTGGGCGCTGCCTCAGAACACGCTGGTCAAGGCGTTGCTGTATCGACGAGACTTGTTTCACGAAGCGGGGCTGGACCCGGATCAGCCGCCGAGGGACTGGGACGAGTTGATGGCGTATGCGCAGCGCATGCGCGTGCCCGAGCGGAACCAGTACGGTCTGATGGTGCCAGGGGGCAATATTGTTTCCTACGGCCTGTACGACCTGCTGGTGGCCAACGGCGTGCGGGCCATGGAGCAGGACGAGGAGGGCAACTGGTACGCGGCGTTCAACACGCCCGAAGCCGCCGAGACGATCATGTACGCCTGGGATCTGGCCAATGGTTCGTTCGAGCGGGACGGCCGGACGTATGACAGCGCCATGCTGGTCGAACCCGCCGGGGCCATCCGCGGCTTGATGTGGGAGCGCGGACAGATCGGCATGCAGTTCGCCTACCTCGACCAGGATCTGATGGCGACGATCAATCCGCAGTTGGTGGGCTTGGCGCCCGTCCCACAGGCGCCGCGGGGGAGCGTTGGCTCGGAAATCAATGCCCGCATGCTCGGCGTGTTTGCCGACGCGACGCCGCAGCAACAACTCGCGATCATGAAGTACATCTGGTTCCTCACCAGCGACGAAGCGCATGAGATCCGGACGCGAGTGTTCGTGGAAAGTGGCTACGGACAGTTTGTGAACCCGGACTTGCTGGAAAAGTTCGGCTACGACGACCTGCTCGCTCGCGTGCCCGCCGGTTGGCGAGAGACATTCCAGACGGCGATGGAACATGGCGTGCCCGAGCCCTACGGCCGAAACACGCAGCACATCTATCGCCAGATGTCCGTACCCATCAACTGGGCGTTGAGGGAAGACCTCGGCGGCATCACCCGCGAAGCCGCCCTGTCGCGCATTCAGGATCGGCTGGACGAGGCTGCCGACCGCGTCGACCGGCACGCCCTGGGTGAGATTCCCGAAGACGAAATGGCCTTTCGACGGTTGCTCGGCGGCGCGGTGATGGTGACCATCTTCATCCTGTTCGCCGGCTCGCTGGCGTGGGTCTGGCGATCGTTTACCAAAGCTGAGGTCAACACAGGCGAAAACGTGCCGCTGAGCCGCTTCTTCTGGGGGTATGTGCTGCTGGCACCGGCGCTGACGCTGATCATCATCTGGGACTACCTTCCGCTCTCCGGCGGGGCGCTGTTGTCGCTGTTCGACTATGAGCTGGTGATCGACAGTCAGTTCGTCGGCGTGGACAACTTTGCAAACATACTGTTTGACGCTCAGTTCTGGTCCTCGTTGGGGCGGACGTTTTACTTTGTGGCGTTGACGATCGGCCTGGGCTTCTGGCCGCCGATTCTGCTGGCGATTCTGCTCGATGAAGTGCCTACCGAGACGTTCAAGTACATCTTCCGCACGATCTTCTACCTGCCGCAGATCGTTTCGGGCGTGATCATGATCTTCCTCTGGCGTCAGCTTTACGAGCCGTCGTCTTCAGGCTTCCTGAACCAGATCGTGCTGAGCCTGAACATTCTCGACCCGGTTAGCGCGACGCTGTTCAAATGGGTGCTGCTGGGGTTGTGGTTCTCGCTGATCTGCCTGCTGATCTGGCTGCCGATCCGGATGTCGGAAATCGGCAAGGGCATCAAGGTCGCGTTGTGGTTGGGCGGCTTGTCGCTGCTAGCGGTGACGTTCTACCCGCTGCTCACGGCGTACATCGGGCCCAGCGAGGTCGGCATCGAGGCGATCGTGCAGGCCGGGGGCGATCCGGAAGCGTATCGTGGTTTCTCGGCGGTGCTCGCGGCGTTGGGGACGTTGTTCGGCCGATTCCAGCTTGAGCCGCTCGGCTGGATCGCCTCGCCGGAGATGGCGATGCTCTGTGCGGTGATTCCGATGATCTGGGCGACCTCGGGCCCGGGCTGCATCATTTACCTCGCGGCCATGAAGACCGTGCCCCGCGATCTGTACGAAGCCTCGGCGATCGACGGGGCGGGGGTGTGGCACCGGATCTGCTACATCACGCTGCCGCGGTTGAAGTTTTTGATCGTCATCCAGTTCATCGCGGCGGTGATCGGCTCGTTCAAGGGCGGCACGGACTTCATCCTCGCGCTGACCGGCGGCGGGCCGCAGGACGCGACACGCATCCTGTCGCTGGAGATCTTCGAACGCACGTTCATGGACCTTCAGTTCGGCGTGGGTGCGGCGATGGCGTGGTTCCTTGGCGGCATGCTCATCGTGTTCACCGCCTACCAGTTGAAGATGCTCAGCCGAGCGCAGTGGCGTGCGGCGGGCAGTAAGGAATGATGACAGCGTGCAATCGGCCGGCCCGCGCGGCAGCGTTTGCAACGCTTGCACGCTGACGCCGGCATGCATGGATAAAGACCCTGACGACGGAGAATTGTCTTGGCTATTTTGTTGCCGGTGGAAGCGAAGAGCTGGCGTGGTCGGCTGATGTATGCCTCGGTGTTCGTGGCGTTGATCATCGGCAGCATCACGATGATCTATCCCTTTGCGATCATGGTCTCCGGCTCGCTGCGCAGCGAGATGGACGAGGCCGACATGGACCTGCTCCCGCGGTTCCTGATCAAT encodes:
- a CDS encoding type II secretion system protein — translated: MRQRRYQPTTGFSLIELLVVISIIAVLIGILLPALSRARHAARAMNCLSNIRQMQVAHWAYVVDNDGLMIQANLSHGGSTHGDHEPWFETLKTYGSQIVKRSPLDDSRHWGPYPAGDPIPNDPSGTLRRRTSYGINNILCSASYPDPFLLEPHAPPLPYRKIDEVARPSATVQFLIMAYEGQFAGADHPHVEQWPGPPNGNPDNPPIAASNHVQINARGGPERSWESVANWGYLDGHAKAQAFKEVYRSNDDNNFNPLTAR
- a CDS encoding PEP-CTERM sorting domain-containing protein, which translates into the protein MRKLTISGTLAAMTLTAAPAFVAANTFVDDHVGLEVHDGQLVTGWYTGRDGGLLGFEPSQVFHQHFGQGGQDGLVDWGTNSGPGTFNTPSSVGVNLLGPLHKWDGSTFVALSPDTQETLTASFGPTSATSDEGFVAGVASGVRDEVSHPSSTGNWGRHHNHFLFSLNGADVSETGDSGIYFIQTEWFNSSTDPSVELATAANPVWMVFGLNVSNEQLLAGANYVQTNVVPEPASLALLGLGAASMLIRRRRTLADA
- a CDS encoding extracellular solute-binding protein, with amino-acid sequence MNSFYRLCGGTTFGNAGRDERRTTRLIGFFALSIAVLLSLAGATPTIADEPEEPVSFRADALPAPTATGVAPQAQRAVLRAFTRDHPNIRIERFTMPTIEGGGMDAGPLMAIAAGLPPHAIYVNFRQSATYINRGFLTPLEILLARVQSSNPDVRAVDDDGNWVADPTEEEVAAALSAIRERVADPVWPVIYRQADREGVGDGEHVWALPQNTLVKALLYRRDLFHEAGLDPDQPPRDWDELMAYAQRMRVPERNQYGLMVPGGNIVSYGLYDLLVANGVRAMEQDEEGNWYAAFNTPEAAETIMYAWDLANGSFERDGRTYDSAMLVEPAGAIRGLMWERGQIGMQFAYLDQDLMATINPQLVGLAPVPQAPRGSVGSEINARMLGVFADATPQQQLAIMKYIWFLTSDEAHEIRTRVFVESGYGQFVNPDLLEKFGYDDLLARVPAGWRETFQTAMEHGVPEPYGRNTQHIYRQMSVPINWALREDLGGITREAALSRIQDRLDEAADRVDRHALGEIPEDEMAFRRLLGGAVMVTIFILFAGSLAWVWRSFTKAEVNTGENVPLSRFFWGYVLLAPALTLIIIWDYLPLSGGALLSLFDYELVIDSQFVGVDNFANILFDAQFWSSLGRTFYFVALTIGLGFWPPILLAILLDEVPTETFKYIFRTIFYLPQIVSGVIMIFLWRQLYEPSSSGFLNQIVLSLNILDPVSATLFKWVLLGLWFSLICLLIWLPIRMSEIGKGIKVALWLGGLSLLAVTFYPLLTAYIGPSEVGIEAIVQAGGDPEAYRGFSAVLAALGTLFGRFQLEPLGWIASPEMAMLCAVIPMIWATSGPGCIIYLAAMKTVPRDLYEASAIDGAGVWHRICYITLPRLKFLIVIQFIAAVIGSFKGGTDFILALTGGGPQDATRILSLEIFERTFMDLQFGVGAAMAWFLGGMLIVFTAYQLKMLSRAQWRAAGSKE
- a CDS encoding type IV pilin protein; this encodes MSVRRARAFTLIELLVVLAIMALLVGILLPSPRVLFSCADVGNRKRSGFPHAFRER
- a CDS encoding DUF6607 family protein, with the translated sequence MQQKGRSGRLGQDRAVKHWRQTWQYEQRTFYAFQGNLTWAPRELTERETYGTWTQSVYQVDDSPRYAGFGRWVHTGNLSQWESNETWRPLPRREWTQRDDYHVLVGRNRHTITPAGWVHEQDNYKLVLSGDTDQPVLAREVGLNRYERVDDIDFTAGRDYWQRTENFWREVRHAWANLFETGEPVQLKRRVDDKPLWQHMFAYANAIDDDIPTGSEARLFIDETLARFLVCE
- a CDS encoding PEP-CTERM sorting domain-containing protein gives rise to the protein MQRIQASIRRRFATLAGVALMVGLPAGVAHGQSLHEGDIGLIEHNGHIVTGQVVDEETVVIQRVFDRYFGADGFPNVVDVGYNSLPGAFAPSSAIGFNFRESLRLWEGEANGFRTLDAITEETQSVSYGPASATSGDGFAEGFTVNVAANGEFHRHYWYGLDNPIHGSQAIYLLELELYSTDNALADTYRSKFGEYGTSDPFWILIGHHGVVDQAEMAIAFNYVQTHIVPEPGSVALLAAGVGFMLIRRGRKNAKGGAPAFQQTQFSQPDLKH
- a CDS encoding fibro-slime domain-containing protein — its product is MRHGLLEMLAMGALAVSPAFADNTMELTGTLRDFQRGDRPGGHPDFETAGAMNRFGHVTGMTTMHLGEDGKPVYNPNRPAKDTIQSAETFAQWYRDVPHVNTSHPYTLTLTEMPDQPGVFSYATNAFFPLDDTGYGNEGLSHNYHFTFELRTEFQYQPGQRFTFIGDDDVWVYINDVKVIDLGGVHQAITGSVLLFDGKAFVEKNDFPTSDLVKSVSSSERHELHQQWHALGLAGNCPIQVGDHYIDLDLRETYTSYTGSGANDPSMSAEFHVTTVLARSDNDLSNVVLEFEDGSHQKHDNLTGNSRLLAGTGPHEGKIIVGCWIKSGSYLSGDGPGYGRRFTAGENATLDMFFAERHTTEANFRIDTSIALESKPISPISPLYD